A window of Dysidea avara chromosome 1, odDysAvar1.4, whole genome shotgun sequence genomic DNA:
CACTGTCATCTCATGGCTCTTAGGTGGTGAATATGAGGACGGTGATGGAGGCTGGAGCAAGTCTTGTGCAGTGAAGACTGCCTTCAGTGTGTCTCTGCTAGATTTGCAGGCATTCCAATACAAAGACCTCTCCATTGTTACTGTCTCCAGGTGGACCTTGGCTTCATCAATGATCTGTGAACAGAATATCATTAATATCAAAAGAATAGAATTATCAAAAGTAGGAAATTGAtctttgtgtgtgtgatgtgcatATGTACCTTCTCTTTTTGACGGCCTGAACTGTTTGCAAATCTTCATTATTTCCATGCTGTTTTGCTGGCAGGTCCAACAGAGATCACTGCGTGGCTTCCCAATTACAATGTGTGAGAGTTGGGACTTCCAATACCTACAGAATGTTCTATAGGATACTGGTTGCATAATATCTGAAGCTCTGGTAGTCTCACAGCAGTTGATGTAACAGTCCCAAGTTTTCTGAAAACAATAGAATGTAAGATCAAGACTAAGGAGCCTATATGctatatggtgtgtgtgtgtgtgcgtgcacgcatgcgtgcatatgtgtgtgagtgagagagagagagagaagatACAAATTGTACAACCTGTTTAACAAAGTACACGGTGTGGCACTAGTATAACTGGCTAAAATTTTGTGAGGTATGCTCAGAGAAAGAAAATTGTTCAGCAAGCTAGTATTGTAACAGAAGAAATTTTACTTAAACTATTTTATATAGGAATACCTACTTGGTGTCGGAGGATAGCAGTACCTTCACATCATCCCACTTAAATCCAGGGATCCACCCAGGGAGAAGAATAGCATGCTGCTCAGCATAATTCTGAATGAATTGAAGGATCCCCAGAATCCTTGTAAAACTAAGGGAATGCTTTGGCTGCTTGCCAGTGTTGCCATGCTCTCTTGGGGTTATTCCATCTTCAAGAAAATGATCCTTGATGGCATGGAGTTTGTGATGGCTGACCCCATGTAAAAAGGTAAACATGTTCCTGCATACATTGTATCCTTTGTGTGCATAATCAATGCTGGTCCTTTGCCGTTTTGCAGGCTTGCAATAGTGCCCACTCCGGATTCCAACATCATCATCAACGCAGATATTACTAGCCACAGACCCCAACAATACCATGTCTAGCTGATCCCTGTATATATACAAGAAGAAGCACTTTGCTCTGGTATCGATTATGTAGTCCTCTGAAAACAAGCTACTACATGGTTTTCCATCGACTATCTTACACCCATAAGTTTTAAGTATGAATTGTTCACACTTGGATGACTCTGATGCCTGTTCATTTTCCCATTTCTTCTGTCTAGCAAGAAATGCCTTGTGGATGGCTGACTACCTTGGCGTAGGCTCAGTGGATGAGCATGCGGTAGATGTTTGTGGAGTATGCACAGTGTCCAAGGAAGCAATAGTGGGTGCCTGGAGTGTTAACTCAATGTCATTAAATGGATCCGGCAATGATGGTACTTCTACAAGAGCTGTAAAAATTTGTTATGACATTTTGTGTCAACACACACAGAGAAACAGTATACCTTCATCAGGAACGTCACCATTGTCATTGAAATCACCAAGAACTGATGGAGCATATTGTCTatcataaaaaaaaaaatcatttcatTGAATAAATTACCAGTATTGTACCTTCATTTGTACCTTCATTTGTAATCCCACAATCTGTTGTTGTCTCTTGTGGACctacaataatactgtatattaacgTACTGTAATATCACATTGCTTAATTGTATTTCTGATTAAACCATGTATTTACCTTCATTCCTGCGGTCACATTCCTCATCGCCTTCGTCATCACTAAGTGCCGCTTCATTGAAGTAGTCTGTAATAAGCGCCTCAATGGCGCTTCCATAACAGCCGTCAGGGTAATAGTTCACCCTTCTTCGGTTAGGAAATTAAGAGCAGAGAGAACTCTCGCAGTGTTAGACGTAATCGCGCGTTTCTAGATCTAATAGCCCGCTGAAAAAGGCAGGTGTTGTGATAAATCGGACCATTTGTTGAGCTCCGCGTTTCATATACAGCAAGAAGCTACAGAGGTTGAAAGAAAGCTTAATAACTCGATTAAAGAATGGCGGATCGTGCTGAAACTTTTTAAGACAACGGAGGAAAGGTACGTCTTTATGTCTATGTAATAATCTCAGCTTGCCCCAAAATTTGTTTTAATCGTAGCGAAAACTTATTGTttggcgataagcccggttttgtcagaccgggtcacaagAATACTTGTCAGAACAATATTTATTTGAGATGTTTGATGACACATAACCAACCTCTTCTGGTCTCTAGTCAGTTATGGATTGTGATATAGTATAGTTCATATGTTCTCATTGTAACTCACATAGGGAACTAAATGATGTAGCAGTCACCACTCAGGGTAGTtgtgttgttggattaggtcagcgttgaaaccgggtcgggtcatccgggtcacattttctacgggtcatccgggtctgacccggtttacaatttatccgggtctgacccggtttacaatttatccgggttggatcatgtgagaaacgaaattgttagtttgacgacgtggaacttataaacgctatcgcgtagctctttcgtgagccacgcccacttattgcattaccaacatatgctcagccacgcctatttgttagtaagtgcagtatgtagcacgaaactgagggtatctatggtgaggggtagctattgtcagtaggtggagacctttttttttttttttttggtcttcaacctacagctaggctgaagttgcaatatttactcaacacgaatcgaacgctcaaaatgtagagtcgttcgctcgcccgagactagccgaaacacgtctcggctttaattaatccaggtcaaatccgggtcagtgggtcatccgggtcagcagtagtgacccggtttcaacgttggatCAGGTTATCTCACTTTTGCCTCGATTCCCAGCtgggccactttggtgttgttgtttccttgatcAAGAAacttgctccagtctacccagctcaCAGCGAAAGCGAATCAAAAACACGGACGGTTTTGTCGACAGTGTATCAACCGCTCACCTCGCTGATCCTGAGTCTGACTGCCATCAGTTTCATCGACAAAACTATCACCGTTTATCTCCAGTAGTGGGACAGAAGTTACACTGACCAGCAGTTTTGCCGGCAGTCTTTTCCCGCCTTCTTGAAGTTCATCCTCAGTTTCACCGGACACATTACTCAGTTTTCTCGTCGATTGATCGATAGTATCCGGCTCCACTAAGCCTCCGTATCTAGCAATGTGCTCTTCCGTATTTTGAAATAGCGATCGTAATTCAgttaaattttaaaatactgATCATAATTCATTTAAATTGTATTTAACGAAAATCACACTATTAGCAGTAGCTGATGTGGTCGATTAATAATCACTATCATTGTCATCATTATCAATCCCTTGCAAAAGCTGAGATGAGCTGATCTGACTAAAAAATAAGAGTACATATAATGTGTAAATACTACAGCTGAACAGCAAAATACCTGATTCCTATTAGTAGCTGGGTCTCTCCTGCTGCGGGACTCATGCAACAACAATTCACTACAATGTGAAAAAGCTTGAACAGCAGTTTATTACAACAAACACAATACTTACCGTTGTAGTGTCTCCCTGTCGTCATTTGATCTTGCAGGCAAATCACTAAAGAACAAAAAACAAAAGGTAACAGTCTAATGAACTACTTAAGGCGTAACTAGCACACAATAATTTAACTATCATATAGAGAGTGAGAAACTTTAGCAGAGTTAAACTTAGTTGGCAAATTTCTATTTAGTGAAATATGAATTTCTGTTATACAGTTACTCTGCTGCATACAATTGTGCGTACAATGATTGCATACTCTAGCTGTTCAGTCAGTTTGCAGTTTGACTGAGTACATCACGTCCTTCTGTCTCTAGATTTTTAATTGATTCCAGGTCATAAAGTAAGGAGTGTTATATTTGATgtctacttctaaaaaccaggtgctgTGCAGCTCTACTTGGACTTAATCGCCAATACATAAATATTACATACATTGTACTTTGGgcttttgttttgtaatattCACATACAGAGTTTTAAATCAGTGCATAGCTACGTATGATCCCTACAGAGTCTTGCTGGCCAGACACTATTCTGCACAGGGCATTATCCTGCGCACAGAGTAGCATCTGGCCATTGAGACTACCCAATAGAATACAATCACAGGTGAAAATAATGCTTCCTACAGTGGAACCGTGTTAACAGTACTGAATCAAGTGGTCAACTTTGTATATTGCAATGGCCACTATCACAAGGTATTTCCAATGCATTGTAGGCTGTGTTaaaaccctttaaggaccaagaATTGTGCGCATAGTCTAACTTGAAAGCCCACAAGTTTTATGATTATTGTGCATTTagtgttttaaaaaaatataataagtttGTAGCATTGACATAGCCCCTGCAAGTGCTCAAttatataataaattatactaaaagactcgcctgacaataataaacaacattatctaacttaccaaagTGTAGAACCAATGTCTTAGAAGCACTAAAGTGAGTTTCAAATACCTGCACGCGATCGATTTCTtcgtgacacaatcaataaaaacagtccgccattttagtttttaaaagccgcatcacgtgatcttgtatatcaaattattcgCCTCTAAATAGCGAGCACTTTGAgcttatttgaagttaatacaaTGACcacagccaaagttatggagcgatttctacaaggttagttttattgttgtgtaaatatttaatgtttgtactttgttaggaattttacacagg
This region includes:
- the LOC136248057 gene encoding uncharacterized protein, giving the protein MNYDQYGGLVEPDTIDQSTRKLSNVSGETEDELQEGGKRLPAKLLVSVTSVPLLEINGDSFVDETDGSQTQDQRGPQETTTDCGITNEDNMLHQFLVISMTMVTFLMKLL